A single Aspergillus chevalieri M1 DNA, chromosome 3, nearly complete sequence DNA region contains:
- a CDS encoding MFS transporter (COG:G;~EggNog:ENOG410PFTW;~InterPro:IPR020846,IPR011701,IPR036259;~PFAM:PF07690;~TransMembrane:12 (i74-94o114-133i140-157o163-189i201-224o230-259i307-332o344-364i385-405o411-432i444-467o479-499i);~go_function: GO:0022857 - transmembrane transporter activity [Evidence IEA];~go_process: GO:0055085 - transmembrane transport [Evidence IEA]) produces MAAADKKPNMTDNIESPMPTKIPWWRLVVDQGVLTQEIIDYPYPGSGTDEDPYVVTWMPNDPRNPMLFSQWKKWTITMLVAIATLAVALVSSAYTGGIAQIEQQFHIGSEVATLGVSLFVLGFAIGPLLWAPLSELFGRQILFIVTYCALTAFNSGAAGSQNIWTLIILRFFAGSFGSSPLTNAGGVIADMFPAKERGIAMSLFAAAPFLGPVLGPIIGGFLGMNAGWRWVMGFLGAFSGVVWIIGSLLIPETYAPVLLRRRAEKLTKRSGKIYRSKLEIDQGKVDLKESFKVALSRPWILLFREPIVFLLSLYMAIVYGTLYMLFAAYPIVFEGVRGWNQGVGSLPFLGIMVGMLMAVAYSIWDNKRYIRVQDENGGFAPPEARLAPCLIASIAIPVGLFWFAWTNYPSIHWMAPIAAGVPFGFGMVLVFLGIMNYLIDAYTIFAASVLAANSVLRSCFGAAFPLFTTYMYQDLGIHWASSIPAFLAVACVPFPFLFYKYGPNIRKSCKYAAQSDAFMRKLQEQAQQPEFDQDEKEEEAFDRTEAPAPESHVSDDSSSEESNVGRLGRLPSMPSMQQIRSHASSRTAGSRKVAYDGNPYDIDRVNTRESFK; encoded by the exons ATGGCAGCTGCCGACAAGAAACCAAACATGACAGATAACATCGAGTCGCCAATGCCCACCAAGATCCCCTGGTGGCGGCTGGTCGTCGACCAGGGCGTCCTCACCCAGGAGATCATCGACTACCCATACCCCGGCTCCGGCACCGACGAGGACCCCTACGTGGTGACCTGGATGCCCAATGACCCGCGCAATCCGATGTTGTTCAGCCAGTGGAAGAAATGGACAATTACTATGTTGGTTGCCATTGCGACGCTGGCTGTTGCGCTGGTGTCGTCGGCATATACGGGTGGTATTGCGCAGATTGAGCAGCAGTTCCATATCGGGAGTGAGGTGGCTACGCTTGGTGTTTCGCTTTTCGTTTTAGGGTTTGCTATTG GCCCTCTTCTCTGGGCGCCGCTTAGTGAACTGTTCGGCCGTCAGATTCTCTTCATCGTCACATACTGCGCCCTAACTGCGTTTAACTCTGGTGCTGCTGGCTCGCAGAACATCTGGACTCTTATTATCCTTCGTTTCTTCGCTGGATCCTTTGGATCGTCGCCGTTGACTAACGCCGGTGGTGTTATTGCCGATATGTTCCCGGCAAAGGAGCGTGGTATTGCTATGAGTTTGTTTGCTGCTGCGCCGTTTTTGG GTCCCGTCCTTGGCCCCATTATCGGTGGTTTCTTGGGAATGAACGCTGGCTGGAGATGGGTTATGGGCTTCTTGGGTGCCTTCTCCGGTGTCGTCTGGATCATCGGCTCGCTTCTCATCCCAGAGACCTACGCTCCCGTGCTCCTGCGTCGCCGCGCAGAGAAGCTGACCAAGCGCTCCGGCAAGATCTACCGCAGCAAGCTCGAAATCGACCAGGGCAAAGTCGACCTGAAGGAATCATTCAAGGTTGCCCTGTCCCGTCCTTGGATTCTGCTTTTCCGTGAACCTATCGTGTTCTTGCTGTCCTTGTACATGGCTATCGTATACGGTACCTTGTACATGCTGTTCGCCGCGTACCCTATTGTGTTTGAAGGAGTCCGCGGCTGGAACCAAGGTGTTGGAAGTCTTCCGTTCCTGGGAATCATGGTGGGCATGTTGATGGCCGTCGCCTATTCGATCTGGGATAACAAGCGATACATCCGGGTCCAGGATGAGAACGGTGGTTTTGCGCCTCCCGAGGCACGTTTGGCACCTTGCTTGATCGCATCTATCGCCATTCCAGTCGGCCTGTTCTGGTTCGCATGGACCAACTACCCCTCTATCCACTGGATGGCCCCTATTGCCGCCGGTGTTCCCTTCGGTTTCGGAATGGTCCTTGTCTTCCTAGGTATCATGAACTACCTGATCGACGCCTACACCATCTTCGCCGCTTCAGTCCTTGCCGCCAACTCCGTCCTGCGTTCGTGCTTCGGTGCCGCCTTCCCTCTTTTCACCACCTACATGTACCAAGACCTGGGTATCCACTGGGCCTCCTCCATCCCAGCCTTCCTGGCCGTCGCCTGTGTCCCGTTCCCCTTCCTGTTCTACAAGTACGGCCCGAACATTCGCAAGAGCTGCAAGTACGCTGCGCAGTCCGACGCCTTCATGCGCAAGCTGCAGGAGCAGGCTCAACAacccgagtttgaccaggatgagaaggaagaggaagcatTCGACCGCACCGAAGCACCCGCGCCTGAGTCTCATGTCTCGGATGACAGCAGCAGCGAGGAATCGAACGTTGGACGCTTGGGTCGGTTGCCGTCTATGCCGTCTATGCAGCAGATCCGCAGCCACGCTTCTTCGAGGACGGCGGGGTCTCGAAAGGTGGCATACGACGGGAACCCGTATGACATTGATCGTGTCAACACTCGTGAATCGTTCAAATGA
- a CDS encoding uncharacterized protein (COG:I;~EggNog:ENOG410PV4N), which translates to MGNCVNSILATKIVFVLGDIVMPNFGLSKHYRHSNLPILIIRSTIIGLAIRHPFPHYGPHGSNPASTFVRIFLSSGSEPMVFHVLQGQTSGTDNLDEAPVD; encoded by the coding sequence ATGGGAAACTGTGTCAACTCCATTCTCGCGACTAAGATCGTGTTCGTCTTAGGCGATATTGTGATGCCCAATTTCGGTCTCAGCAAGCACTACCGACACAGCAACCTCCCAATCCTGATTATCCGGTCGACCATCATCGGGCTAGCGATCCGTCACCCATTCCCTCACTACGGCCCTCACGGCTCGAACCCGGCATCCACATTTGTTCGAATCTTCCTGTCCAGTGGCTCAGAGCCGATGGTTTTCCATGTACTTCAGGGTCAAACAAGCGGGACGGACAATCTCGACGAAGCCCCCGTCGATTGA
- the AIM9 gene encoding phosphotransferase enzyme (COG:S;~EggNog:ENOG410PIY2;~InterPro:IPR011009), with product MDTANEKPEELDLWHNGLFRGQKPLEDYIGLLDKYLVLAPYLLPKDANSPLNWPTLRHQDLNPNNIFISPDSSAISCIIDWQHTAIEPHLLVAQYSQAFEDLDIEQFLELKEPKIPADYETLSAEEQLEADELYGRRLIFYYYRIFNGRLNKVHTQALRDPSFASSSTWWIGLVDNGVETSCR from the exons ATGGATACGGCAAATGAGAAGCCAGAAGAACTCGACTTATGGCATAATGGCCTCTTCCGCGGGCAAAAGCCTCTAGAAGATTACATTGGTCTCTTGGACAAATATCTTGTTCTGGCGCCGTATTTGCTTCCGAAGGATGCTAATAGTCCTCTGAACTGGCCCACACTTCGTCATCAGG ACTTGAACCCAAATAACATCTTTATTTCACCCGACTCGAGCGCCATATCTTGTATCATCGACTGGCAGCACACAGCAATCGAGCCGCATCTACTAGTTGCACAATATTCGCAAGCATTTGAGGACCTTGATATCGAACAATTTCTCGAACTGAAAGAGCCAAAAATTCCGGCAGACTACGAAACGCTGTCTGCTGAGGAGCAACTTGAAGCCGATGAACTGTACGGACGACGTCTCATCTTTTACTACTACCGCATCTTCAACGGCCGCTTGAACAAGGTCCATACCCAGGCGCTACGTGATCCCTCCTTCGCCTCCTCCAGCACCTGGTGGATAGGGCTGGTAGACAATGGAGTGGAAACCTCATGTCGTTGA
- a CDS encoding Mpv17/PMP22 family protein (COG:S;~EggNog:ENOG410PWQ1;~InterPro:IPR007248;~PFAM:PF04117;~go_component: GO:0016021 - integral component of membrane [Evidence IEA]) yields MRPLSNKPLPSSLPIKPRQLCRPIRQQRRYTPEPNKKPHDPQPHTQPQSQNPSFSSSPPHPQPSGTVASSAGASPAPLRARSLREVIYAGPLGRLGRSYARVQERRPYATQLCSSVVVYLCGDLSAQVLFPSEPVKGRESENAEGGGYDPWRTMRHLTVGVGSSIPSYNWFMFLHNNFNFPSKFLSILTKVCVQQAVFTPVFNTYFFSVHSLLSGASLEDTWERLKKALPVSVTNSVKLWPAVTAFSFMYVPPQFRNVFSGIIAVGWQTYLSWLNQKAAREVEVAEMAAASASASVTVAT; encoded by the exons ATGCGCCCTCTCTCAAACAAACCCCTACCATCCTCCCTCCCAATTAAACCAAGACAACTATGCCGCCCAATCCGCCAACAGCGAAGATACACCCCCGAACCGAACAAAAAACCCCATGATCCCCAACCGCATACACAACCACAATCGCAGAatccctccttctcctcctccccaccaCACCCCCAACCATCCGGCACAGTCGCTTCCTCCGCCGGCGCGTCGCCGGCGCCGTTGCGCGCGCGCTCTCTGCGAGAGGTTATATATGCGGGACCGCTGGGAAGACTTGGGCGGTCGTATGCGCGGGTGCAGGAGCGGAGGCCGTATGCGACGCAGTTGTGTAGCTCGGTGGTGGTTTATTTGTGTGGGGATCTGAGTGCGCAGGTGTTGTTTCCGTCGGAGCCGGTCAAGGGTAGGGAGAGTGAGAAtgcggagggaggagggtATGATCCGTGGAGGACGATGAGGCATTTGACGGTTGGGGTTGGGTCGAGTATTCCTTCTTACAACTG GTTCATGTTCCTCCACAACAACTTCAACTTCCCCTCAAAAttcctctccatcctcaCTAAAGTCTGTGTCCAACAAGCCGTCTTCACCCCAGTCTTTAACACCTACTTCTTCTCCGTCCACTCGCTGCTCAGCGGCGCCTCGCTCGAAGATACATGGGAGCGATTGAAGAAGGCGCTCCCCGTGAGTGTCACGAACAGCGTGAAGCTGTGGCCCGCTGTCACGGCGTTTAGCTTTATGTATGTGCCGCCGCAGTTCCGGAATGTGTTCTCGGGGATTATAGCGGTGGGGTGGCAGACGTATTTATCTTGGTTGAATCAGAAGGCTGCGAGGGAGGTCGAGGTTGCTGAGATGGCTGCTGCTTCGGCTTCGGCTTCGGTTACGGTGGCGACgtga
- a CDS encoding heme-dependent oxidative N-demethylase family protein (COG:S;~EggNog:ENOG410PFBI;~InterPro:IPR021848;~PFAM:PF11927;~TransMembrane:1 (o16-34i)): MASRVLNTSQYHLKDIALIGLIVAVCIWTVDNILNRWKTKQEATRPSAPDLEKKPLGSKFKKSDRKPGEWTPSAFKRPTAAPYPNWDVHTTKPIPYRPFRYGPKYFITMGLRSMKWDEWIELDNHYFRYHADKTRRIKERGTKSCMTATEAMDGAIELLEELCTYLPERYPTMFLKTPTGITNLVTNESFNIVQRPLPEDPMATSARLIQDDLALMIERPDGDYYLLAGAILLPGFWRLQDKFGMRLSEIHTSGDVPQYREKLEKGMMNFFRRLKPEDPVLRNNYFIQVDDNLAWSDSIGPEDSEEVSWNTAQKDKAIEQHFFRSERQSLRRLPRSGAVVFTIRTYFEPITEIVKEPYVPGRLASAIRSWGEDVSRYKGKEKYEGVLLRYLDRKHEEQVAAGLELDKEDDFRSYPF; this comes from the exons ATGGCATCACGAGTCCTCAATACCAGCCAGTATCATCTCAAAGACATCGCCTTGATAGGTCTGATAGTCGCCGTCTGTATCTGGACTGTAGACAACATCCTCAACAGATGGAAGACTAAACAGGAAGCCACTAGACCCTCGGCACCAGATCTTGAGAAGAAGCCGTTAGGGTCGAAGTTCAAAAAGTCGGATAGGAAGCCGGGAG AATGGACACCGTCTGCCTTCAAAAGACCAACAGCAGCACCCTATCCGAATTGGGATGTCCATACGACCAAGCCTATACCGTATCGGCCGTTTCGATATGGACC AAAATATTTTATCACCATGGGACTGAGAAGCATGAAGTGGGATGAATGGATAG AACTCGATAACCATTACTTCCGATACCACGCCGACAAGACCCGTCGCATCAAAGAACGGGGTACTAAGAGTTGCATGACTGCGACAGAGGCCATGGACGGAGCAATTGAGTTACTGGAGGAGCT CTGTACCTACCTCCCCGAACGCTACCCCACCATGTTCCTCAAAACACCCACCGGAATAACCAACCTCGTAACCAACGAGTCCTTCAACATAGTCCAACGCCCCCTCCCCGAAGACCCCATGGCCACCTCTGCCCGCCTAATCCAAGATGACCTAGCCCTAATGATCGAGCGCCCAGACGGCGACTACTACCTCCTCGCCGGCGCAATCCTCCTCCCTGGCTTCTGGCGCTTACAGGATAAATTCGGCATGCGGCTTTCGGAGATACATACCTCGGGAGATGTTCCGCAGTACAGAGAGAAGTTGGAAAAGGGGATGATGAATTTCTTCCGCCGGTTGAAGCCTGAGGATCCTGTATTGAGGAATAATTATTTCATCCAGGTTGATGATAATCTCGCATGGTCGGATAGTATCGGGCCCGAGGACTCGGAAGAGGTATCGTGGAATACGGCGCAGAAGGACAAGGCCATTGAGCAGCACTTTTTCCGCTCCGAGCGGCAGTCTCTTCGTCGACTTCCGAGATCTGGGGCTGTGGTATTTACGATTAGGACATACTTCGAACCTATTACGGAGATTGTTAAGGAGCCGTATGTGCCTGGGCGGTTGGCATCTGCGATTCGCAGCTGGGGAGAGGATGTGTCGCGGTATAAGGGGAAGGAGAAGTATGAGGGCGTTTTATTGAGGTACTTGGATCGAAAGCATGAGGAGCAGGTTGCTGCGGGTTTGGAATTGGACAAGGAAGATGATTTTAGGAGTTATCCTTTCTAG
- a CDS encoding exonuclease V (COG:S;~EggNog:ENOG410PKNI;~InterPro:IPR019190;~PFAM:PF09810;~go_function: GO:0045145 - single-stranded DNA 5'-3' exodeoxyribonuclease activity [Evidence IEA]), translating to MSYPENTPHQSTPDHSDYGSDFTPEQEALVDELLAKIATESASVTPSTPPPLPQQPSQLPRNTATEVAVNIPTATQDTVGTQDIEDYYAPQSSPRIPRVLGRETPGTTWQLYKTTTPWTKAPWAGTSAGPGISPTQNSNNGGAELVEHPNSTEGRTRNRERDIQREQEWVAAMNYAAAGTGTDGDNPAADTTRSPIERFRRSPNKAFSVSDLISPAWCELQYWYTLTKYGRKRRTAAMKQGTTIHKTLEDEVHTTVAVEVKTKEDALALRIWNIIQGLRTLREFGMTRELEVWGLVDGELVNGVIDQLSYECPDSELEASAASYYADVEATRAALPQYQMTLTDYLLSSSQRGQRLDELSWNQNKEVDWSASPLPPPPPEAFEIPRVYLTDIKTKGSGSIPTVKSTSFRPTSLQLQMYYHMLNRLVTSDDVTIESLAARYNLDPNRSFTDAFVTEVSDINNQFFDAMSPQEFDPDFIPTPEDALKKPFSSPASSSTIPPSGSQDSTTVLFENNNLTNLWRLMKDHLRLTFLPSQGSEIRMAPSIPSEVQPSILDSYSTVISPLLTARYLSASEPRSLGSRSFLYDPVSMNSYLSDQMSWWKGRRDPRGVEVMEAWKCRICEFRDECSWRQEKAWMLANRNRGRKRAAA from the exons ATGTCCTACCCAGAAAACACTCCTCACCAATCGACGCCGGATCACAGCGACTACGGCTCCGACTTTACCCCGGAACAAGAGGCGCTCGTGGACGAATTACTCGCCAAAATTGCCACGGAGAGCGCGTCGGTTACGCCCTCTACACCACCACCTCTCCCACAACAACCGTCACAATTACCACGAAATACAGCGACGGAAGTAGCTGTTAATATTCCTACCGCTACGCAGGATACCGTTGGCACACAGGACATCGAAGATTACTATGCACCGCAATCGAGCCCGCGCATTCCTAGGGTCCTGGGCCGCGAAACACCAGGCACTACATGGCAATTATACAAGACAACGACTCCTTGGACAAAGGCTCCTTGGGCAGGTACTAGCGCAGGGCCCGGGATATCACCAACGCAGAACTCGAACAACGGCGGTGCGGAGCTTG TCGAACATCCGAATTCGACAGAAGGGCGCACACGGAATCGAGAGCGTGATATTCAGAGGGAGCAAGAATGGGTTGCTGCTATGAATTATGCTGCCGCAGGGACTGGGACTGATGGGGATAATCCGGCGGCGGATACCACGCGGTCACCGATTGAGCGGTTTCGACGGTCTCCGAATAAAGCGTTTTCCGTGTCGGATTTGATATCGCCTGCGTGGTGCGAGTTGCAGTATTGGTATACGTTGACCAAGTAtggaaggaagaggaggacagCGGCTATGAAGCAGGGGACTACGATTCATAAAACGTTGGAGGATGAGGTGCATACGACCGTGGCGGTAGAGGTTAAGACGAAGGAAGATGCGCTGGCGTTACGGATTTGGAATATAATCCAGGGCCTGCGGACATTACGCGAGTTCGGGATGACAAGGGAATTGGAGGTCTGGGGGTTGGTGGACGGTGAGCTGGTGAACGGGGTGATTGATCAACTTTCGTATGAGTGTCCGGATTCGGAGCTTGAGGCATCTGCTGCGTCGTATTATGCGGATGTTGAGGCTACGCGGGCTGCGCTGCCGCAGTATCAGATGACACTGACGGATTATCTGCTGTCGTCTTCGCAGCGTGGGCAGCGGTTGGATGAATTGTCCTGGAACCAGAATAAGGAGGTGGATTGGTCTGCATCACCACTACCACCGCCGCCCCCAGAGGCGTTTGAGATACCCCGGGTGTATTTGACGGATATCAAGACCAAGGGCAGTGGGTCGATTCCTACCGTCAAGAGCACGTCTTTTCGACCAACGTCGCTTCAGCTACAGATGTATTACCATATGCTCAACCGGCTGGTGACCAGCGATGATGTGACTATCGAGTCACTCGCGGCGCGCTACAACCTTGATCCCAACCGTTCGTTCACGGACGCCTTCGTCACTGAAGTGAGTGACATAAACAACCAGTTCTTCGACGCTATGTCTCCACAAGAATTCGACCCCGACTTCATCCCTACGCCTGAAGACGCCTTGAAAAAGCCATTCTCATCACCCgcctcctcatccacaaTCCCCCCATCTGGCAGCCAAGACTCAACAACCGTCCTCTTCGAGAATAACAACCTTACCAACCTCTGGCGCCTAATGAAAGACCATCTCCGCCTCACCTTCCTGCCATCCCAAGGATCCGAAATCCGCATGGCCCCCTCCATCCCCTCAGAAGTCCAACCCTCTATCCTCGATTCCTATTCAACAGTCATCTCCCCGCTCCTAACAGCACGCTACCTCTCCGCCTCCGAGCCTCGCTCCCTGGGCAGTCGATCGTTCCTGTATGATCCTGTTAGTATGAACTCGTATCTATCGGACCAGATGAGTTGGTGGAAGGGGCGGCGGGATCCGCGGGGCGTGGAGGTGATGGAGGCGTGGAAGTGTCGGATTTGCGAGTTCCGGGATGAGTGCTCGTGGAGGCAGGAGAAAGCTTGGATGTTGGCGAATCGGAATCgggggaggaagagggctgCTGCTTGA
- the ALG9 gene encoding dolichyl-P-Man:Man(6)GlcNAc(2)-PP-dolichol alpha-1,2-mannosyltransferase (BUSCO:EOG09261FM4;~CAZy:GT22;~COG:G;~EggNog:ENOG410PIIT;~InterPro:IPR039484,IPR005599;~PFAM:PF03901;~TransMembrane:9 (i24-48o105-122i134-153o159-177i189-212o295-315i324-344o356-375i395-418o);~go_function: GO:0000030 - mannosyltransferase activity [Evidence IEA];~go_function: GO:0016757 - transferase activity, transferring glycosyl groups [Evidence IEA]), translating into MSSAGPPAQAAPRTKKQRAGPAPFYLPLNITLYVCLISNSIAAFLAPIQDCDEVFNFWEPTHYVNYGYGLQTWEYSPVYSIRSWLYISLHALVGKAGSLVFRDKVSAFYVVRFALAVVCASCETRMYSAICRTLSPRIGLLFLMIVAFSPGMFHASTAFLPSSFTMYMSMLGLTAFLDWRGGQKTAQGIMWFGLGAIVGWPFAGALLLPLLVEEFVIGFLAGSLKKVVFSVVDGALRCLVILAAEVAVDYVFFQNFTIVPWNIVAYNIFGGEGRGPEIFGTEPWTFYIRNLLLNFNIWFILAMLAAPLLAFQAIFRSQATNKQTILRTVTLLTPFYMWLSIFIVQPHKEERFMYPAYPFLAINAAIGFHMLLSFIGSSNPKELMGRVPAQLKLAVVLSMILLSINAGLLRTIGIITAYNAPLKVLEPLEKTEVQAGESVCFGKEWYRFPSSYFLPNDMRAKFIKSEFKGLLPGEFPDAADYPALFNGASQIPTGMNDRNEEDTGKYVDISQCSYLVDSYFSGREATELEPHYVDDESQWKKLSCREFLDTSQTGLLGRLIWIPDLPIIPDRFRRHWGQYCLLKRRGDNENL; encoded by the exons ATGTCGTCTGCAGGACCACCTGCGCAGGCTGCGCCGCGCACGAAAAAGCAACG CGCTGGACCAGCGCCGTTCTACTTGCCATTGAATATAACGCTCTACGTGTGTCTCATTTCGAATTCAATTGCCGCTTTCCTTGCTCCGATTCAAGACTGCGACGAGGTCTTCAACTTCTGGGAACCTACGCATTACGTCAACTACGGATACGGGCTTCAAACATGGGAATATTCGCCGGTTTATTCGATCCGAAGCTGGCTGTACATCTCTCTCCATGCGCTCGTGGGAAAGGCCGGTTCGTTGGTTTTCCGTGACAAGGTCTCCGCATTCTACGTCGTTCGCTTTGCTTTGGCCGTCGTTTGCGCCTCTTGTGAGACAAGGATGTACTCAGCAATTTGCCGGACCCTGAGCCCGAGAATCGGGCTTCTGTTCCTCATGATTGTCGCGTTCAGTCCGGGCATGTTTCATGCCTCTACTGCGTTTCTGCCGTCGAGCTTTACCATGTACATGTCTATGTTGGGATTGACTGCTTTCTTGGACTGGAGGGGAGGACAGAAGACAGCGCAGGGCATTATGTGGTTCGGACTGGGTGCGATTGTCGGCTGGCCGTTCGCTGGAGCCCTGCTTCTTCCGCTTCTGGTTGAGGAGTTTGTCATTGGATTCCTTGCGGGCTCTCTCAAAAAAGTGGTTTTCAGCGTAGTTGATGGCGCTTTGCGGTGTCTGGTCATTTTG GCTGCCGAAGTCGCTGTCGACTATGTGTTTTTCCAAAATTTCACCATCGTTCCGTGGAATATTGTCGCTTACAACATCTTTGGCGGCGAAGGAAGAGGCCCTGAGATCTTTGGCACAGAGCCATGGACGTTCTATATCCGGAACTTATTGCTTAACTTCAATATTTGGTTCATTCTTGCTATGTTGGCTGCACCGCTGCTTGCCTTCCAGGCAATCTTCCGGTCTCAGGCCACCAATAAGCAGACGATTCTGCGAACCGTCACCCTTCTCACTCCGTTCTACATGTGGCTCAGTATTTTCATTGTCCAACCTCACAAGGAAGAGCGATTTATGTATCCCGCATACCCCTTCCTTGCTATCAATGCCGCTATTGGCTTCCACATGCTTCTCTCATTTATTGGGTCCAGCAACCCGAAAGAGCTAATGGGGCGAGTGCCGGCCCAGTTAAAGCTTGCTGTGGTCTTGTCGATGATTCTTCTGTCTATTAATGCAGGCTTACTACGAACCATCGGTATAATCACCGCCTATAACGCTCCTTTGAAGGTGTTAGAGCCATTGGAGAAGACAGAAGTCCAGGCTGGCGAGTCCGTCTGTTTTGGCAAAGAATGGTATCGGTTCCCGTCGTCATACTTCCTCCCCAATGACATGCGAGCgaagttcatcaagagtGAATTCAAGGGACTTCTTCCCGGGGAGTTCCCTGATGCTGCTGATTACCCCGCTCTTTTCAATGGCGCATCACAAATTCCCACTGGAATGAACGATCGCAACGAGGAAGATACTGGCAAATAC GTCGACATTTCTCAATGCTCTTATCTCGTTGATTCGTATTTCTCCGgacgtgaagcaaccgagcTGGAGCCGCATTACGTCGACGACGAGTCGCAGTGGAAGAAACTCTCCTGCAGGGAATTCCTTGATACCTCTCAGACCGGTCTTTTGGGCCGTCTGATTTGGATTCCTGATCTCCCTATTATCCCGGATCGCTTCCGCCGGCACTGGGGACAATACTGTCTTCTCAAGCGGCGTGGCGACAACGAGAATTTGTAA